GCCTTTTTGTGCGTACTGCTGCTGCCGCCGGCGAAGCCTCCGGTTCAGCCGTTACCATTTCGTTTATCATTGCGGCCATTGGTTGTGCATTTGCCGGCCTCTGTTATGCCGAGTTTGCTTCCATGATTCCCATTGCAGGAAGCGCATACACCTATGCTTACGCCACCATGGGCGAGCTTGTGGCATGGATTATTGGCTGGGCGCTTGTACTTGAATATGCACTTGGCGCAGCTACAGTTTCTATCGCATGGAGTGAATACTTAAATAATTTGCTTGGAGGGGCAATACCATATGAATGGTGCCATAGTCCATTTGAAGTAGCTGCCGATGGTACCCGTGGCTTTATCAACCTGCCCGCTCTTGGCATTCTGCTTGCCCTCACCATGCTTCTTATCCGCGGCACACAGGCTTCGGCCTGGGTAAATGCAGTTATTGTATTCATTAAGGTTGCCATTGTACTTGTATTCATTGCCATTGGCTGGCAGTTTATCAATCCCGCTAACCATACTCCGTACATGATTCCCGAAGGCACACCCGATGTGCTTAACGGAGCGGGTAAAGTTGTAGTTAGTTACAAAGGTGTGTTTGAGCATGGCTGGGGCGGTGTGCTTGGCGGTGCGGCTATTGTGTTCTTTGCCTTTATTGGTTTTGATGCGGTTTCAACCGCTGCACAGGAAGCCAAAAACCCCAAGCGCGATATGCCCATTGGTATTCTCGGCTCACTGCTGGTGTGCACCATTCTTTATATCCTTTTCGGACACGTATTAACCGGTGTGGCACCGTGGAGCGATTTTGCAAATCCCGAACTTGGTAAAGAAGCATCAGTAGCCTATACCATCAAAACCTATATGAAAGGTTACGAGTGGCTCGAAACTTCGGTAACCATTGCTATTCTGGCTGGTTTCTCTTCTGTAATTCTCGTAATGCTTATGGGGCAGAGCCGAGTGTTTTTCTCAATGGCTAACGATGGCCTGTTGCCCAAAGTATTCTCTGCGCTTCACCCCAAACACAAAACGCCGTACAAATCAAACTGGATTCTGTTTGTATTTGTTGGCCTTTTTGCCGCATTTATTCCCGGCAGCGTAGCGGGCGATTTAACAAGTATAGGTACGCTGTTTGCGTTTGTGCTGGTGTGCGTAGGGGTTATTCTCATGCGCCGCAGCGAGCCCAATGCCGTGCGTCCGTTTAAAACACCGCTTGTGCCGCTTGTGCCAATTCTGGGCATTCTGGTGTGCAGTGCCATGATTTTCTCGCTCGATCATGTAACCCAGTTCAGCGCGCTTGGCTGGATGGCTATTGGATTGGTGATTTACTTCAGCTACGGCAGTGTAAACAGCAAACTCAAGTCGAAGTAAAACGTATATCTCCGCAAAAGCCGTTTCTGAATTCAGAAACGGCTTTTGTGTTAAACTCCCGTTGATGAGCGAAAACTCCAAACTCCACCGCGTACTTGGCCTTACCGATGCCACCCTGCTGGTTGCCGGTTCCATGATTGGTTCGGGCATTTTTCTGGTAAGTGCCGATATGGCCCGCGATCTGGGTGCTTCGGGCTGGCTGCTGCTGGCCTGGCTGGTAACCGGCGTTATTACAATGGCCGCCGCCCTCAGCTATGGCGAGCTGGCCGGCATGATGCCCGAAGCCGGCGGCCAGTATGTATATATTCGCCGCGCTTTCGGGCGGCTTACGGCGTTTTTATACGGGTGGACGGTTTTCTCGGTAATCCAGACCGGCGTAATTGCCGCCGTGGCCATGGCTTTTGCCAACTATGCTTCGGAGCTGGTGCCGGTGTTCAGTCAGAAAAATGTGCTGTTCAGTGCGGGCAGTTTCAGCATTACGGCACGGCATGTGGTGGCTGTGCTGCTTATTGTGTTTCTCACCTTCGTTAATTCGCGCGGGGTCGAAGGCGGTTCGCTGGTGCAGCGGGTGTTTACCTCGGCCAAATTGCTGGCGTTGTTTGCGCTTATTGTGCTGGGCATAGGTATCGGCATTGGCAGCGGCACGCTCGAAGCCAATTTCACCGATATGTGGAGCGCCGCACAAACCACGCAGGATGTAGATTCAAAAGTGTGGAACACCACGGTGCTTGGCGGCCTCTCGCTGCTGGCGGTGTTTGGTACTACCATGATCAATTCACTCTTTTCGAGTGATGCGTGGAACAACGTCACCTTCATTGCCGGCGAAATAAAAGAGCCGCAGCGCAATATTCCGCGCAGCCTCATGCTGGGCACCGCCATTGTTACCGTGCTTTATATTCTGGCCAATGTGGCCTACCTCTGTCTGCTTCCGCTTAAAGGCAGCCCCGAAGGGGCCGATGCCGTGGCGCGGGGCATGCAGTTTGCCACCGAAGGCCGCGTAGGCACAGCTGCCGCCACCGTCATTTTTGGCAATGTGGCCACCACAATAATGGCTGTGCTTATTATGATTTCTACTTTCGGCTGCAACAACGGCATCATTCTGGCCGGGGCACGCCTGTTTTATGCCATGGGGCAAGACAAACTTTTCTTTGCCCGCGCCGCCACGCTCAACAGCAAAGGTGTACCGGCCTTTGCGCTGTGGATTCAGTGCATCTGGGCTTCGGGGCTTTGCTTCTCGGGCAGCTACAGCGATTTGCTCACTTACGCCACCTTTGCCTCGCTGCTTTTTTACATGGTAACCATTGCCGGCATTTTCGTATTGCGCCGCCGCGAACCCGATGCACCGCGCCCATACCGCGCCCTCGGGTATCCGTGGCTGCCTGCGTTTTACATCATTGCTGCAGCCGCCATTTGTATTGATCTGCTCATTTTTCAGCCGCGCAATACGGTGGGCGGACTTATTATTGTAGCCATTGGCGTGCCGTTGTATTTTATTGCCAGCCGGGGTGGAAAAAATACCGGGCACCATCAATAAAAATTACCATTCGTATCAACGAATTTCGATACGCAATTTGCAGGTGAAACAGCACAAACCGGCATCTTTACCCCGATGCCGCGCCAGCCTCATCCGCTTTTCCGTTTTACACGCAACGAACAGCGTGCCCTTGTGGTGCTGGGTGTGGCAGTTATTGTGCTGTGCGGCGTTCATTTCTGGATGGGTGCCACGCAAACACTGCCAGAGCGCAATTACGATACGTTCAACAAACTGCTGGCGGCTGTTCACACTGAGGCTGCAACCGATTCGCAGTCTGTGTTGCCCGAAATTCAGCTCGAACAGGTGCATGAACTGGCCAGCGAACATTCCATCTATTCGCGCCGTGAGAAGTTTTACTTCAATCCCAACCAGTTGCCCGAATACAAATGGATTGAGCTTGGTCTTAGTCCGGCTCAGGCCCGTTCGGTAAAAAAATTCGAGGCTTCGGGCGGGAAGTTCGTGTACCGGCAGGATGTGAAAAAACTGTTTGTCGTTTCGGCCGAATTATACACCGAACTCGAGCCGTTTATTGTATTGCCCGATGAGCCTGCCGGGGACAAGCAATTCCACCTTCCGGTGGCCGCGCATCAAACAAAGCCATTGCCGCCGGTAGTCGAGCTTAATGCTGCAGATACCTCGGCACTGATGAAGCTCGAAGGAATAGGCCCGGTGTTTGCCCGGCGCATTGTGGCCTACCGGCAACGGCTGGGAGGCTTTCACTCGCCCGATCAGTTGCTCGAAGTGTTTGGCTTTGATCAGGAACGGCTGGAACTGCTCGATGGCAAAGTGAAAACAGACAGTTCCTATATCCGCAAAGTAAACATAAACACGGCCTCTGCGGCCGAGCTGCGGCGGCATCCTTATTTCACGCCCGCGCTGGCGGTTGCACTGGTTAATTACCGCAATACACACGGCCCGTTTCGCACCCTGCCCGATGTGATGCGCTGCCAGTTGTTCGGCCCCGATTTATACCGTAAACTTGCGCCGTATCTTACTCTTTAACTCGTGGATCAGATCAGAAACGCCATACGCGACATTCCCGATTTCCCCAAGCCGGGCATCCTTTTCAAAGACATTACCCCGCTGCTCCATAAACCCGAACTGGGGCCCGTAATCGTAAACGGCTTCATCGAACGCCTTGGCAACCACCGCCCCGATGCCGTGCTGGGTATCGAAAGCCGTGGATTTTTGTTTGGCTATGCCTTGGCGCAGGCCCTTAAAGTGCCCTTTGTGCCGGTGCGTAAATCGGGCAAGCTGCCCGCCAAAACCATTGGCATTGAGTATGCCCTCGAATACGGCACCGCCCGCATCGAAATGCACGCCGACGCGCTGCAGCCGGGTATGAATGTGCTCGTACACGACGATTTGCTGGCTACCGGGGGCACCGCTGCTGCTGCCGCTGCGCTTGCCACACAGCTTGGAGCGCACATCAGCGGTTTTGCGTTTGTGGTTGAACTGGAGTTTTTAAATGGCCGCGCCCCGCTTTTGCCCTTCAGCAACTCCATTCACAGTCTGGTTACGTATTAAAATCAGCCTAAATTACAGGCAGACTGATTTTTGATGATAAACGGTAGCTGCACATCGCTTCCGCTGTTGTATTTTTGCGCTCCCGTTTAATTCAGCCATTTAAACCCGCTATGGAATATACGCAGAATGAAAATCAGGCAATGATTGCCGATGTCATCCGCAAGTTTGGTGAAGAACACATCCGCCCGCACTTTATGGAGTGGGACGAATCGCAGGAGTTCCCCATTCACATTATGAAACAACTGGGCGAACTCGGTTTGCTTGGTGTGCTTGTGCCTGAAGAATATGGCGGAGCCGGTTTCGGCTATTTTGAATATGTAACTGCCATTACCGAACTCGGCAAAATCTGCGGTTCCATCGGTCTTTCCATGGCGGCACACAATTCACTTTGTACAGGCCACATTCTGCAATTCGGTAACGAAGCGCAGAAGAAAAAATGGCTGCCCAAATTAGCCACAGGTGAGTGGATTGGCTCCTGGGGCCTTACCGAACCCAACACCGGCTCTGATGCCATGCGCATGAAATGCACCGCCGTGCAGGATGGCGACTACTGGGTAATTAACGGTACCAAGTGCTGGATCACACACGGCATTTCGTCGGATGTAATTGTAGTGCTCGTGCGCACCGGCGAACTGCTCGACTCCAAAGGCATTACAGCTTTTGTGGTAGAACGCGGCACACCCGGTTTCAGTGCAGGCAAAAAAGAAAACAAACTCGGTATGCGCGCCAGCGAAACAGCCGAAGTGATTTTCGATAATTGCCGTGTACACAAAGACAATATTCTGGGCGAAGTAGGGCAGGGCTTTGTGCAGGCCATGAAAGTGCTCGACGGTGGCCGTATTTCCATTGCCGCGCTTTCGCTGGGCATTGCCAAAGGTGCCTACGAAGCCTCGCTCAAATACGCACAGGAACGCCAGCAGTTTGGTCAGCCAATTGCCCACTTTCAGGCCATCGGCTTCAAACTGGCCGATATGGCTACCGAAATTGAAGCCGCCGAACTGCTCACCTTCCAGGCCGCCGACCTCAAAAACCGTGGCGAGAAGATGACCAAAGAAAGCGCCTTTGCAAAATATTACGCCTCCGAAGTATGCGTAAAAGTGTCGAACGAAGCCGTACAGGTTTTTGGCGGATATGGCTACACAAAGGATTTTCCGGTAGAAAAATATTACCGCGATTCTAAACTCTGTACCATTGGCGAAGGCACCTCCGAAATTCAGAAGCTGGTAATTGCCCGCGAAATTTTAAAATAACTGCTTATCTGATCCTCAATGAACAAACTCTTTTTAGGCATTGCCGTTTTTACAGCGTCGCTCCTCGGCGCACAAAACGCCAAAGCTCCCGAAAACTGGTTTAACCTTTCTTTTGCACAGGATGGTGTGCGTGGTGTAAAAACCGAACAAACCTATGCCGACCTTGTAAAAGGCCGCAAAGGCGATACGGTAATTGTGGCCGTACTCGATGGCGGTGTGGATTATAAACACGAAGACCTTGCCCCCGTAATGTGGGTAAACCGCAAGGAAATTGCCGGAAATGGCATTGATGACGATAAAAACGGCTACGTGGATGATATCCACGGCTGGAATTTTCTGGGCAATAAAGACGGCCGTAACGTACAGTACGATCAACTCGAGCGTACGCGCCAGCTTAAACCGCTCATGAAGCGGTTTAAAAACAAAACAGCCGCCGATATTTCAGCTACAGAACAGGCCGATTATCAGCGTTACATCAAGATGAAGGCCGATCATGACAAGGAACTTGCGGAGATGAGCAAATATCTTGAGCAACTTCGTCCGGTAAAAAAACTCATGGATGGCATGGTAGCCGACATTAAAGTGCAGCGTGGTGTAGATACAGTAATGTATGAAGACTTTGCCGCCTATAAGCCGTCAGAGAAATATGAAAAATTCCATAGCCGCATCAAACTCCTCATTATTAAAGATCAGGAGTCATGGGGAAATTTTCAAACTGAAATTGCCGAAGGATATGCACAGCTTTATGCCCGTGTAAATTATCACCTTGATCTGGATTATGATTCACGTTCAATTGTGGGTGATAATTACGAGGATCCTTCCGAACAGTTTTACGGAAACAACGATGTGAAAGGCCCCGATGCTTCGCACGGCACACACGTAGCCGGTATTATTGCCGGTGTGCGCGATAACAACATAGGCATTAAAGGTGTGGCGCAGTTTGTGAAAATTATGGGTGTGCGTTGCGTGCCCGATGGTGATGAGCGCGATAAGGATGTGGCCAACGCCATCCGCTATGCAGTTGATAACGGTGCGCAAATCATAAATATGAGCTTCGGTAAATCCTATGGCAGCAATAAGAGTGTGGTTGATGATGCGGTGCGATATGCACAGAGCAAAGGCGTGCTGCTCATTCATGCTGCCGGCAACGACAGCAAAGACAACGATGCTACCGATAATTTTCCCAACAACGATTTCCTTGGCGGCGGCAGTGCTGATAACTGGATTGAAGTAGGCGCCCTTTCGTGGAAAAGCGGAAAAGCCTCGGTTGCTCCTTTCAGCAACTATGGCAAAATGCAGGTTGATGTGTTTGCCCCCGGTGTGGATATCAACTCCTGCAAAGTAAACGGTGGCTATATTCCCCAAAGCGGAACCAGCATGGCCGCTCCCGTTTGTGCCGGTGTGGCCGCCGTACTCAAGTCGTATTTCCCCAAACTCACCGCAGCTCAGTTAAAACAAATTATCGAAAACTCAACCGATAAGTCGCTTGCCAAAAAGAAAGTGGTAAAGCCGGGCAGCAAGAAGAAGAAGATTAAATTCAGCAAACTCAGCCTTACCGGCGGAGTGGTTGACTTGTATGCCGCGTTTCAAATGGCCGAGCAGATGAGCAAGTAACCGCTTGATTTTTAATCGTAAATTTGCAGCCCGGACAATTTTGTCCGGGCTGTTTACCTTTAAGAAAGGCATTGCCCGATGTTTCATTTTCTGCTTCGCGTTATTCCGCGTCCCATTCTCATACAGTTCAGTCTGCTGTTTAGTAAAATAGCGCCTTATCTCTATAAAGGCACCCGCTATACCGATCCGATCAGCGGCAAATCATACCGCAAGTTTTTGCCCTACGGCTATTCGGGCCATGCCAAACGCAAAAATGTACTTTGCCCCGGCAGCCTTTCGCTCGAACGCCACCGCCTGCTCTGGCTCTGGCTTAAAAACCGTACCGACTTTTTTACCCGCAACACATCCATGCTGCACGTTGCACCCGAACAGTGTTTCTACAAACTGTTCCGCAAAATGGATAACCTGAAATACACCACCGCTGATCTCAACTCGCCCATTGCCGATGTACACATGGATTTGCACAATCCGCCCTTCGGCGATAATGAGTTTGATGTGATTTTCTGCAACCATGTACTTGAGCATGTGGACGATGCTAATGTGTGCATGCGCCAGCTCTACCGCATCATGAAACCGGGCGGCTGGGGCGTGTTTCAGGTGCCGCTTGATACCAACCGCGAAAAAACCTACGAAGACAAATCAATCACCGACCCGCGTGAACGCGAAAAGCATTTCTGGCAAAAAGACCATGTACGCCTTTTCGGACTCGATTACAAAGACCGCTTAGCCGCAGCCGGTTTCCGCGTGGTAGTTGATGATTACGTAAATCAACTCACGCCTGAAGAGGTCGATCGCTATCGCTTACCGGCCGGCGAAATGATTTACGTGTGCTACAAAGACTAAGCAACTAATCGCTTACGCCCAGTTCAAGCTGCGCGCGGGCATAGTCTTCGGGAATCCCGATATCAATAAAATAACCATCGCTAACGAAGCCATGCAAATGCGCTTCAGGTGCCTGTCTGGCAAAAAAATCGTATTCAATGCTGAATGCTGAATCGGCCGGTGTGGCGGCAAGATAGTACGCGCGGTTTAGTACATACACGCCGCCGTTTATCAAAGCAGGGCCGGTTATTTCTGCCGATTTTTCGCGGAAAGCCGTCACGCGGCGGCCCTCAAGCGAAATGGTTCCGTAACGCGAACCATCTTCAACCGGCCGCAAAGCCAGCGAGGCCATCGCTCCCGATTCATTGTGCGCTTTAAAGTATTCCTCAAGCGGCACGGCAAAAAAAGAATCGCCGTTAAGCACCAGCACATTTTCAGTGTGGCAATGCTCCAGTGCCAGACGTATTCCGCCGCCGGTGCCCAGTGGCGTTTTTTCTTCACAGTAGGCTATTTCCATGCCGCAATATTCGTGGCCAAAATGTGTGCGCACTTTCTCGGCCATGTAGCCGGTAGAAAGTACCACACGCTTAATTCCGGCGGCGGCAATATATTCCAGAAGATAATGCAGAAACGGGCTGCCGTTTACCGGGGCCATGGGCTTGGGCACATCGCTTACCACTGCTTTGAGCCGGGTACCAAAGCCGCCGGCAAGTATTACAGCTTCGGTAATCATGCTTTGGGGAAAAGCTGCTGTTCCACAATTTCGCATAGCGTGTGGCCAAGCAGCATGTGGCATTCCTGAATACGCGGCGTATCAGTAGAAGGAATATTAATGAGGTAATCGCTAAGCGGTTTCATTTTACCGCCGGTTTCGCCGGTGAAGCCTACGGTGGTTACGCCCATTTCGCGGGCCTTTTCAAAGGCTTTCACCACATTACCCGAATTGCCGCTGGTAGAAAGGCCGATCAGTATATCGCCCTTGCGGCACATGGCCTGCACAAGACGGCTGTACACCTGATCGTAGCTGTAATCATTAGCCACGGCTGTCATGTACGATGTATTTACATGCAGCGCATCCGAGTTAAGGGGGGCACGATCATAATAAAAACGACCCGAAAGTTCGGCGGCAAGATGCTGTGCATCGGCTGCGCTGCCGCCATTGCCGCACCACATCACTTTATTGCCGTTGCGGTAGGCTTCGGCAGCCAGTTCGGCTACGCGGGTTACTGTTTGCAAAATGGCTTCATTGGTAAGAAGCGATTGTTTGAGTTGCACCGAAGCCGTGATACGGCTTTGCAAAAGATTCAGCAGGTCCATGTGGTTAATCCGTGTTCTGTAAATGTAAACGATTTGGCTTGCCCGCCGAATTTTTCAAGCGTTTGCTGCACATTCAGCTTGCTGGTGCCCGGGCAGTAAAAAAACATAAAGCCTCCGCCTCCGGCACCCGAAATTTTTCCTCCGCTGGCGCCTGCATGCAACGCAGCTTCATAAATATCATCCAGCATGGAATTGGAAATGGATGCGGCCATTTTTTTCTTGTTCAGCCAGCCCATATTAAGCACATCGCCAATTTTGTCCACTTCTCCCCGCAGCAAACATTCTTTCATTTGTACCGCCTGCTCTTTCAGCCGGTGCATGGCCTCTACAGCTTCGGTATTATTCTTCTTCACATTCTCCACCTGATGGGTAATGATCTGTGCCGAGTCGCGGTTGGTGGCGGTGAAGTAGAGAAGAAGATTCATTTCCAGCTCCGCCAGCACATCCTGTTTTACAGTAAGCGGGTTTACAATTACTTTGTCGTTTGCAAGGAATTCCAGAAAGTTTACTCCGCCAAAGGTTGCCGCATATTGGTCTTGCTTGCCTCCGGCCATCTTCATCTCTATACGCTCAATTTCAAAGGCCATGTGCGCAATGTCGTATTGCCCGAGAGGAAGATTGAGCCATTCTTTAAACGCACCGATAATCGCTACCACCAGTGTTGACGAAGTGCCAAGTCCGGAGCCTTGCGGCGCTTCAATCCAGGTGGTGAGTTTAAACGAGAGCGGCTTGCCTCCATTGAATTGGCGTACAATGCGGTTGTACACGCCTA
This genomic window from Bacteroidota bacterium contains:
- a CDS encoding S8 family peptidase; its protein translation is MNKLFLGIAVFTASLLGAQNAKAPENWFNLSFAQDGVRGVKTEQTYADLVKGRKGDTVIVAVLDGGVDYKHEDLAPVMWVNRKEIAGNGIDDDKNGYVDDIHGWNFLGNKDGRNVQYDQLERTRQLKPLMKRFKNKTAADISATEQADYQRYIKMKADHDKELAEMSKYLEQLRPVKKLMDGMVADIKVQRGVDTVMYEDFAAYKPSEKYEKFHSRIKLLIIKDQESWGNFQTEIAEGYAQLYARVNYHLDLDYDSRSIVGDNYEDPSEQFYGNNDVKGPDASHGTHVAGIIAGVRDNNIGIKGVAQFVKIMGVRCVPDGDERDKDVANAIRYAVDNGAQIINMSFGKSYGSNKSVVDDAVRYAQSKGVLLIHAAGNDSKDNDATDNFPNNDFLGGGSADNWIEVGALSWKSGKASVAPFSNYGKMQVDVFAPGVDINSCKVNGGYIPQSGTSMAAPVCAGVAAVLKSYFPKLTAAQLKQIIENSTDKSLAKKKVVKPGSKKKKIKFSKLSLTGGVVDLYAAFQMAEQMSK
- a CDS encoding amino acid permease, which encodes MSLFRKKSLDSLLAQAADSEKGLKRTLGAGSLVALGIGAIIGAGLFVRTAAAAGEASGSAVTISFIIAAIGCAFAGLCYAEFASMIPIAGSAYTYAYATMGELVAWIIGWALVLEYALGAATVSIAWSEYLNNLLGGAIPYEWCHSPFEVAADGTRGFINLPALGILLALTMLLIRGTQASAWVNAVIVFIKVAIVLVFIAIGWQFINPANHTPYMIPEGTPDVLNGAGKVVVSYKGVFEHGWGGVLGGAAIVFFAFIGFDAVSTAAQEAKNPKRDMPIGILGSLLVCTILYILFGHVLTGVAPWSDFANPELGKEASVAYTIKTYMKGYEWLETSVTIAILAGFSSVILVMLMGQSRVFFSMANDGLLPKVFSALHPKHKTPYKSNWILFVFVGLFAAFIPGSVAGDLTSIGTLFAFVLVCVGVILMRRSEPNAVRPFKTPLVPLVPILGILVCSAMIFSLDHVTQFSALGWMAIGLVIYFSYGSVNSKLKSK
- a CDS encoding acyl-CoA dehydrogenase family protein; protein product: MEYTQNENQAMIADVIRKFGEEHIRPHFMEWDESQEFPIHIMKQLGELGLLGVLVPEEYGGAGFGYFEYVTAITELGKICGSIGLSMAAHNSLCTGHILQFGNEAQKKKWLPKLATGEWIGSWGLTEPNTGSDAMRMKCTAVQDGDYWVINGTKCWITHGISSDVIVVLVRTGELLDSKGITAFVVERGTPGFSAGKKENKLGMRASETAEVIFDNCRVHKDNILGEVGQGFVQAMKVLDGGRISIAALSLGIAKGAYEASLKYAQERQQFGQPIAHFQAIGFKLADMATEIEAAELLTFQAADLKNRGEKMTKESAFAKYYASEVCVKVSNEAVQVFGGYGYTKDFPVEKYYRDSKLCTIGEGTSEIQKLVIAREILK
- a CDS encoding nucleotidyltransferase family protein encodes the protein MITEAVILAGGFGTRLKAVVSDVPKPMAPVNGSPFLHYLLEYIAAAGIKRVVLSTGYMAEKVRTHFGHEYCGMEIAYCEEKTPLGTGGGIRLALEHCHTENVLVLNGDSFFAVPLEEYFKAHNESGAMASLALRPVEDGSRYGTISLEGRRVTAFREKSAEITGPALINGGVYVLNRAYYLAATPADSAFSIEYDFFARQAPEAHLHGFVSDGYFIDIGIPEDYARAQLELGVSD
- a CDS encoding D-sedoheptulose 7-phosphate isomerase translates to MDLLNLLQSRITASVQLKQSLLTNEAILQTVTRVAELAAEAYRNGNKVMWCGNGGSAADAQHLAAELSGRFYYDRAPLNSDALHVNTSYMTAVANDYSYDQVYSRLVQAMCRKGDILIGLSTSGNSGNVVKAFEKAREMGVTTVGFTGETGGKMKPLSDYLINIPSTDTPRIQECHMLLGHTLCEIVEQQLFPKA
- a CDS encoding dehydrogenase, with product MMIKSKAPLRLGLAGGGTDVSPYSDLHGGAILNATISSYAFAVLEPLDNGQIELVSGSPERTRRYEATAELPFDDRSYELQVGVYNRIVRQFNGGKPLSFKLTTWIEAPQGSGLGTSSTLVVAIIGAFKEWLNLPLGQYDIAHMAFEIERIEMKMAGGKQDQYAATFGGVNFLEFLANDKVIVNPLTVKQDVLAELEMNLLLYFTATNRDSAQIITHQVENVKKNNTEAVEAMHRLKEQAVQMKECLLRGEVDKIGDVLNMGWLNKKKMAASISNSMLDDIYEAALHAGASGGKISGAGGGGFMFFYCPGTSKLNVQQTLEKFGGQAKSFTFTEHGLTTWTC
- a CDS encoding amino acid permease; the encoded protein is MSENSKLHRVLGLTDATLLVAGSMIGSGIFLVSADMARDLGASGWLLLAWLVTGVITMAAALSYGELAGMMPEAGGQYVYIRRAFGRLTAFLYGWTVFSVIQTGVIAAVAMAFANYASELVPVFSQKNVLFSAGSFSITARHVVAVLLIVFLTFVNSRGVEGGSLVQRVFTSAKLLALFALIVLGIGIGIGSGTLEANFTDMWSAAQTTQDVDSKVWNTTVLGGLSLLAVFGTTMINSLFSSDAWNNVTFIAGEIKEPQRNIPRSLMLGTAIVTVLYILANVAYLCLLPLKGSPEGADAVARGMQFATEGRVGTAAATVIFGNVATTIMAVLIMISTFGCNNGIILAGARLFYAMGQDKLFFARAATLNSKGVPAFALWIQCIWASGLCFSGSYSDLLTYATFASLLFYMVTIAGIFVLRRREPDAPRPYRALGYPWLPAFYIIAAAAICIDLLIFQPRNTVGGLIIVAIGVPLYFIASRGGKNTGHHQ
- a CDS encoding adenine phosphoribosyltransferase, whose amino-acid sequence is MDQIRNAIRDIPDFPKPGILFKDITPLLHKPELGPVIVNGFIERLGNHRPDAVLGIESRGFLFGYALAQALKVPFVPVRKSGKLPAKTIGIEYALEYGTARIEMHADALQPGMNVLVHDDLLATGGTAAAAAALATQLGAHISGFAFVVELEFLNGRAPLLPFSNSIHSLVTY
- a CDS encoding class I SAM-dependent methyltransferase, whose translation is MFHFLLRVIPRPILIQFSLLFSKIAPYLYKGTRYTDPISGKSYRKFLPYGYSGHAKRKNVLCPGSLSLERHRLLWLWLKNRTDFFTRNTSMLHVAPEQCFYKLFRKMDNLKYTTADLNSPIADVHMDLHNPPFGDNEFDVIFCNHVLEHVDDANVCMRQLYRIMKPGGWGVFQVPLDTNREKTYEDKSITDPREREKHFWQKDHVRLFGLDYKDRLAAAGFRVVVDDYVNQLTPEEVDRYRLPAGEMIYVCYKD
- a CDS encoding ComEA family DNA-binding protein, producing the protein MPRQPHPLFRFTRNEQRALVVLGVAVIVLCGVHFWMGATQTLPERNYDTFNKLLAAVHTEAATDSQSVLPEIQLEQVHELASEHSIYSRREKFYFNPNQLPEYKWIELGLSPAQARSVKKFEASGGKFVYRQDVKKLFVVSAELYTELEPFIVLPDEPAGDKQFHLPVAAHQTKPLPPVVELNAADTSALMKLEGIGPVFARRIVAYRQRLGGFHSPDQLLEVFGFDQERLELLDGKVKTDSSYIRKVNINTASAAELRRHPYFTPALAVALVNYRNTHGPFRTLPDVMRCQLFGPDLYRKLAPYLTL